CTTGCACTTGCTCGCTAGTCAGGCAACATGCATATGTCGCTCTCGCTCGCTCTCTCGCTTTATTAGTTTCTCTGTGAAACGAATGAAACGGGCAGCACAGTAATGATTTTTTCGTAATTATTTTCTATGCCGATTTTTCGCGTTTACACAGCACTGGAATGGCCAAGGGGCATCTCAcaattcatatatatttatcagaTGCAGCAATTGTTTAACTTTTGGAGGGGCCGAACGCTGgggtttataaataattgccGCCTGCCTGGCCGTGTTTGTTGCGCGTTCACACTTTGCCGCTGCCGTCTTgggaggtttttttttttagcgttTTCTGCGGTTTTTCGCagtgttgatgatgatgatgatgcaaGGATCCGACATCCAATCATTTGCATATGTATacacacgcacgcacacacacaaacagccTCCAAGTGCATCGAGAGGAGAGAAACTGAATTTTTCACTCGCCCTCGGGCGAAAGTCCGGCGGCAGATTGTTGTTGGCTAAAactctatatatttttgaggGGCTTTGGATTTGGGGCTTTGCTTTTCTTAACCAGAAATCTACATACACGCACACCACTTACACATAGAAGAATATTCACGCATTGACGACCGTCCACAGACTGGCTATATATACTAAAAACGAACTCGCGTGAGAAGACAGGGACAGGGCAGCAAACTCGGTATACGAACGGAACGAATGAAACGATTCAAGTAGTAGTGTATGCAAGTCTTGTCTGTCTGCGCCTggcgttctttttttttggtttttcgcCAGGCTGGGGCGCTGCCAAAACGCTGCTGCGGCGGCCACAATCACACGCGGCTGGTCGCCAGTTGGGCCCTGCACAGGCTGCACAtacttttcacttttaatGCGCTGTATTTCACTTAATTTTCGAACAAATTGGCAGCATGACGAAGAAGCGAAGCCTGTACAAAATAGAGgtggaaaaacatcgatgccaCATTGTGCTGATATCGATGTATCGGTGCTCCAAACCATCGATGAGACAATCGATTACCaaacagaaatgttaaaaCACGATTTCCTAACAGAAATATGGAAAACTAAAGGTTCCTAACAGAAGTTAAAAAAGCTACTTTTTTCCAACAGAAATGTTAGTTTTCTCGCTATTGGTTGAATAACATCGATGCAAAAATCATTAATGTAGATGCTTTTTACGCCAGTTTAATATCGATGTTTGTCTGGTGATAATCAATGTTTTTCCATCGCAATCACATCGTTTACTGTGGAGCATGTCTTCGCTAGACGGTGAGTAAATCTCCACTAACTTTACTCTGTTAGTTGCATTTCCTGCGAGCCCCCTGTTATTATACACTCCACTTTTAACGCTACTGTTACCAGCACTTTAAGTGATATCATTTAAGTTAGATAATTGAGCTTATCGTGAAGTTATTAATTAGTGACACAAAAAGTGGACGTTTGCctatataaaactaaatacaaattttagttaagtttttaaaataaaatgtttttgtttttttttattctactGGGCGAATCCTCAATAAACTTCTTGACGTCTTCGGGAAGAGCTTTTGGCTCATGGCTAATGTGCAATCCGCCGACTCAGCGAAAAGTGCTGACCTAGCATGACCATCGCCAAACTGACCAAAACTTCGTCCATGGTTTGCTTGGCATTCGGGAAGTACTTTCTTCGATTTCAAAATAAGCGCCAAGAAGAAGAAAATTAGAGATGAATTTAACatgaaatttaatgtttgGCTTGCGCACTGCTTGCTCTTAAAAGCACAATGCTTTTACGAGTAGATGCGCTTAACAGCACCCTgttacagcaacaacagcacaCGGCAAAtcattatttgtttgttatcGAATATATATGTAATCGAATGGAAAATGGCggcatttaaagtttttttttaatacgaAGAGGTTTCGCTTACGCttcaagttttttaaaaagtgttttccAGGCTATGTTTAATTAAGAGCAATATGAaacgcattttatttatttcactgCTATTACTTGTCACGCAATTTGGCGAATCACAGGCGGCGGCATTTTCTGTTCGCCAAAACCGCTTCGATGAAGTTCCAGACTTACAAACTCCAGCACCAGAGGCCAAATCCACGGAAACTTCTGAGAAATCTGAAAAAGGTGAACAATTaaccaactaaaaaaaaaatattatttaacctCATTTTTATAATGATTTATTGGATAAACGGTACCTTCTAAGCAGCCATCTTTCTCTTTTACTTTGGTGTTCTTTTTAAACGGTTATTGTTTGTTCGCTTCGCTCTACACTGAAAAAATCAAGATTTCATCtaagttttcatttttacataatcatatattttgtctttttattttaataaatgaaagtAACAAACTGAAATCTTAAGAAgtcatttattaaatttttaaaaaatgatattaaaCATTGATAATATAATGTTTATGTTATATGCATTCTTTTTTCTCTGCAGCCACAAGCGGTCTActgaaaaaatgtgaaaaatgtaAGGAAGGTATAAAATGCGTGCCCCAAATCCAGTGTCCTGCCCACGTTCGCATGGAAAGCCATGAAAAACCGCAAATTTGCGATCTGCCGGCTGGGAAATTTGGCTACTGCTGCCAGACGGGACAGAACCACACCGGTCCACGTTTGGAGTCTTCGTCGAAGGAGCGACGATCCGGATTTCCCACCATCTTGTCCCCTTCTGTTTTGGATGAGGCGCGTCGCAATTTCGAGCACCTGATGCATGGAGTGGCACAGATTCCTGTTCGGCGAGGATTTCCCGATTTTGCCCACGGCCTGGTGTTCCATTCGACGGCCAAGGATGATTTGCACAATTTTGCCATTTCAAACAGTGCCATCGAACAGGTGATGACCACTCAGTTGTTTGGCAAAAAGGAGCAGGTTCCCGTAGACGATTTTATTACCAACAATGTGCCGATCAAGTTTACGGAAACACCGTTGGCTCAGCACTGTCAGTCGAATCCGATTTGCCGGGACGTCCGATCAGTATATCGCAGTTTGGATGGCACCTGCAATAATCCCCTGCCCGAAAGGTCGCTGTGGGGTGCTGCTGGTCAGCCCATGGAGCGCCTACTGCCCCCCGCTTATGAAGATGGCGTCTGGACACCGAGGGCCCACTCCTCTGATGGAACACCTCTGTTAGGCGCCCGCAAGATCTCACGCACTTTGCTCACGGACGTTGATCGTCCACATCCCATGTACAATCTCCTGGTGATGCAGTTTGGACAGGTCCTGGTAAGTAACCATGTGTAACCTAGGCGTAACATTgatatattaacattttaatttgactaAAACTGTGATTTTTTACAATAATGCTCTATTTTATTCACTTATGATACCAACAAAATTTTTCATGAAATTTTGAAcagatttgatttgatttatcaaatttacaaggaattatttttcaaaataaaagcaaaccgaatttattatttaatattttccaaaagatTTCTTTGTTAAGAATAAGAATAAGCTAAGCCATTACGATTTCTCAGGCACATGACATTTCTCAAACTTCTTCGGTGCGCCTCGAGGATGGAAACCTGGTGCAATGCTGTTCCCCCGAGGGAAAGACCGCTCTGAGTCCACAGCAAAGCCACTTCGCCTGCATGCCGATACATGTTGAGCCGGATGATGAGTTCTTCGCAGCCTTTGGAGTGCGTTGTTTGAACTTTGTAAGGTTGTCGCTGGTGCCCAGTCCCGATTGCCAACTGGGATATGGCAAACAGATGAGCAAAGTGACGCACTTTGTGGACGCTTCGCCGGTTTACGGATCAAGCGATGAAGCATCTCGTAGCCTGAGAGCCTTCCGGGGCGGCCGTCTGCGAATGATGAATGATTTTGGACGAGATCTCCTGCCCCTGACGAACGACAAGAAGGCCTGTCCCAGCGAGGAAGCTGGAAAGTCTTGTTTCCACTCGGGTAGGTCAAACACTGTTTGGTTACTTgcgattttttataaatttatactCGGTTTTCAGGTGACGGACGGACTAATCAGATCATATCTTTAATAACCCTTCAAATTCTACTGGCTCGCGAGCACAACCGTGTGGCAGACGCGTTGAGCCAACTTAATCCTTCTGCCAGCGACGAATGGCTTTTCCAGGAGGCTCGACGCATCGTTGTTGCCGAGATGCAGCACATCACCTACAACGAGTTTTTGCCCATAATCATTGGGCCGCAGCAGATGAAGCGCTTCCGTTTGGTACCACTGCATCAGGGCTACGCTCACGATTACAATGTCAATGTGAATCCGGCTATTACCAACGAATTCTCTGGCGCTGCCTATCGCATGGGCCATTCCAGGTAggaatataatacaattttaaaacattatctGGTTTTAATTTCGAATCCCTTCGAAGTGTCGACGGCAAGTTCCAAATACGTCAGGAGCATGGACATATCGATGAGGTGGTTAATATCCCGGATGTGATGTTTAATCCATCGCGGATGCGCAAACGCGAGTTCTACGACGATATGCTGCGCACTCTTTACAGCCAGCCCATGCAGCAGGTGGACAGTTCAATCAGCCAGGGGGTAAGGATtgtactttttttatattgttaaattgttttcaagtTGGCTTTACCTCGAACAGCTTAGTCGTTTCCTGTTCCGCGGAGATAATCCCTTTGGCCTGGATCTAGCTGCTATAAATATTCAGCGAGGACGCGACCAAGGACTACGCAGCTACAACGACTACTTGGAATTGATGGGGGCGTCCAAACTGCAGAGCTTCCAGCAGTTTCCCAGTGAAGTGAGTTAGAGCATCTCTTGCTCGTATGAAGACAACTGTATAAATTGTATACCAAAGctcatttataattttgtatctaattgatttttatatctATAGATTGGCCAGAAGCTTTCGCGCGTTTACCGCACCCCGGATGACATTGACCTGTGGGTGGGCGGTCTGCTGGAGAGGGCCGTCGACGGTGGTGTTGTGGGAGTGACCTTTGCCGAAATCATTGCCGATCAGTTCGCACGCTTCAAGCAGGGCGATCGGTACTACTATGAGTACGATAATGGGGTCAATCCTGGCGCCTTTACCCCACCGCAATTGCAGGAGCTGCGCAAGGTGACGTTGGCCCGCCTGCTCTGCGACAATTCCGATCGCCTCACACTTCAAGCGGTGCCATTGGCCGCATTCATACGGGCTGATCATCCCGGGTAAGTCAAGAATAAAATGACCTAAGAAATGTGTTTAGTGCCTTGCTTATTTCTTTATAGCAACCAAATGATTGGCTGTGATGATCCCAGCCTACCTGCTGTTAATTTGGAGGCATGGCGCACTTGAAATCATTTATTAaatcctttttaatttatttatcgaGCTTTTAAACTGTATTTATATATGCGAATGTTTCGCCGAATTGTATATCCCTGTTTTATGTAACTGCGGCTTAAcaaagaaaccaaaataaagcCACACCGAATTGGATCACACTCCGCCCGATCGATTAAGCTGATTTCCATTGCTAATTAAACGCAAATTTCTTTGTCCCcgaagaatattttttatttacccaaTCATgagctctctctctctgcctCCTTTTGGGCCCGCTGTGAGcctttttgtattgttttggGGTATTACATTGTTGATTGGGTGACAAATATTTTACCAGATAACCCAGAAGCTGCCATTTATTTTCGGCATCTCACTAATTTCTTAATTCAAttgacaaattttgttttgcacttCTGTTTCTGTTACTGTTATGATATATGTGTgtgaatatttatatgtttgttaCTGGCGTAGATTCGCTTTGGATTATCTAGTCAATTAGTGGCTGTTCGCATTTGTAAATAACATGATATGCAAATATcaagcaaattaaaatgtataacagaatattattaaatgtcTGTATCAATTCCGCTCCATTTCACAGTGAGTTGTGTGTCGACATGTATCTGTGAAGTCTTGTTTAACCTTAGATATTCTTTATTTGAGCTTCTATTTTTGCAATCTTTACGTAAGTCATGTGAACGAATCGGTTACGGAAAACATACGCATTTGTAATCTTTGTTGACACTTAAATAACTTGACTGTTTAACAAATTCTT
This genomic window from Drosophila gunungcola strain Sukarami chromosome 3R, Dgunungcola_SK_2, whole genome shotgun sequence contains:
- the LOC128266747 gene encoding chorion peroxidase, coding for MKRILFISLLLLVTQFGESQAAAFSVRQNRFDEVPDLQTPAPEAKSTETSEKSEKATSGLLKKCEKCKEGIKCVPQIQCPAHVRMESHEKPQICDLPAGKFGYCCQTGQNHTGPRLESSSKERRSGFPTILSPSVLDEARRNFEHLMHGVAQIPVRRGFPDFAHGLVFHSTAKDDLHNFAISNSAIEQVMTTQLFGKKEQVPVDDFITNNVPIKFTETPLAQHCQSNPICRDVRSVYRSLDGTCNNPLPERSLWGAAGQPMERLLPPAYEDGVWTPRAHSSDGTPLLGARKISRTLLTDVDRPHPMYNLLVMQFGQVLAHDISQTSSVRLEDGNLVQCCSPEGKTALSPQQSHFACMPIHVEPDDEFFAAFGVRCLNFVRLSLVPSPDCQLGYGKQMSKVTHFVDASPVYGSSDEASRSLRAFRGGRLRMMNDFGRDLLPLTNDKKACPSEEAGKSCFHSGDGRTNQIISLITLQILLAREHNRVADALSQLNPSASDEWLFQEARRIVVAEMQHITYNEFLPIIIGPQQMKRFRLVPLHQGYAHDYNVNVNPAITNEFSGAAYRMGHSSVDGKFQIRQEHGHIDEVVNIPDVMFNPSRMRKREFYDDMLRTLYSQPMQQVDSSISQGLSRFLFRGDNPFGLDLAAINIQRGRDQGLRSYNDYLELMGASKLQSFQQFPSEIGQKLSRVYRTPDDIDLWVGGLLERAVDGGVVGVTFAEIIADQFARFKQGDRYYYEYDNGVNPGAFTPPQLQELRKVTLARLLCDNSDRLTLQAVPLAAFIRADHPGNQMIGCDDPSLPAVNLEAWRT